From a single Paraburkholderia edwinii genomic region:
- a CDS encoding cytochrome P450 produces the protein MNAPAFQSPAFFDDPYQYYEVLREQGPLVALTPDGKRFATARYGIVTALLDDRRMGRRYMPGVVRRYGEERASQPTFQALSRMFITMDPPEHTPLRALLMQAFNARQVERLREVTRATAERLIGALAHDKPFDLVSGYALPLPVQVIAGVLGLPFEEAAAIGLKMERFARAFESIAMDDATLAAANAATLELEHYFYGVLEARRTQPGNDLISMLISVEAEGRRLTNDEIVSNVLLLFFAGHETTSNMIGNAVVSLHRHPEQLKKLREQPQLLPKAIIECMRYESSVQTALRTTLEDGVEIEGIALPRGSIVTLMLGGANRDPAQFHDPNQLILDRTENDRRILSFGGGLHYCLGARLAQLELHIALETLLTRLPDLRVLNLHELHWRHHNTLRGVEALWCEHPAKAATAAARAVV, from the coding sequence ATGAACGCTCCCGCATTCCAATCCCCCGCTTTTTTCGACGATCCGTACCAGTACTACGAAGTACTGCGCGAGCAAGGGCCGCTCGTCGCATTGACGCCGGACGGCAAGCGTTTCGCGACGGCGCGCTACGGGATCGTCACCGCCTTGCTCGACGACCGCCGCATGGGCCGCCGTTATATGCCCGGCGTCGTGCGCCGTTATGGCGAAGAACGCGCGTCGCAGCCGACGTTCCAGGCGCTCAGCCGTATGTTCATCACGATGGATCCGCCCGAGCACACGCCGCTGCGCGCCTTGCTGATGCAAGCGTTCAACGCGCGTCAGGTCGAGCGGCTGCGCGAAGTCACGCGCGCGACGGCCGAGCGGCTGATCGGCGCGCTGGCGCACGACAAGCCATTCGATCTCGTCAGCGGTTACGCGTTGCCGCTGCCCGTGCAGGTGATTGCCGGCGTGCTTGGCTTGCCGTTCGAGGAAGCCGCGGCGATCGGGCTGAAGATGGAGCGCTTTGCAAGAGCGTTCGAATCGATCGCGATGGACGACGCGACGCTCGCCGCGGCCAACGCGGCGACGCTCGAACTCGAACACTACTTCTACGGTGTGCTCGAAGCGCGCCGCACGCAGCCTGGCAACGATCTGATTTCGATGCTGATCTCGGTCGAAGCGGAAGGCAGGCGCCTGACCAACGATGAAATCGTGTCGAACGTGCTGCTGCTCTTTTTTGCCGGGCACGAAACCACCTCGAACATGATCGGCAACGCGGTGGTGAGCTTGCATCGGCATCCGGAGCAACTGAAGAAGTTGCGCGAACAACCACAGTTGCTGCCCAAGGCGATTATCGAGTGCATGCGCTATGAGAGCTCGGTGCAAACGGCGCTGCGCACGACACTCGAAGACGGCGTGGAAATTGAAGGCATTGCGTTGCCGCGCGGTTCGATCGTCACGCTGATGCTGGGCGGTGCGAACCGCGACCCCGCGCAATTTCACGACCCGAACCAGCTGATTCTCGACCGCACGGAAAACGACCGGCGCATTCTGTCGTTCGGCGGCGGCCTGCACTATTGCCTCGGTGCACGCCTCGCGCAGCTCGAACTGCATATCGCGCTCGAAACGCTGCTCACGCGGCTGCCGGATTTGCGCGTGCTGAATCTGCACGAACTGCACTGGCGGCATCACAATACGCTGCGTGGCGTCGAAGCGCTGTGGTGCGAGCATCCTGCCAAGGCGGCCACGGCGGCGGCGCGTGCGGTCGTGTAA
- a CDS encoding ProQ/FINO family protein codes for MGFEQLAELKKQLEQQARQQRQQKAAERAAEKSADGSMGSTYRPRKDGEGRGRPAGQGGGGQSAAQSGNAAGNASGGHSGGHSGSHSGSHSGSPSAGQPGGAQKHARHGESRGRQQQGRPQRGESRDQQRDPQRGESRGQGRGEARGEARTGGQQVGQHAGHEARPPSGNQADSRNRQRNRPPQEPVDPVVHAIGKLQKRFPAAFPKKPEPKLPLKIGILEDLLPHAQELALNEAEIREAIATWCRGSRYWACLVEGAARVDLNGQPAGQVSSRDTAFARSLQRGGPRRPRHAEGAAQPSDKPQEQAATGDTPAAENAQVAENAQVAESAQVAESAQVAEGAPAAENAQIAESTPAAEAAQAMEPAQASAHSQASENTQAVSPSADANEAAAQPAPENETSSASTKAATE; via the coding sequence ATGGGTTTCGAACAACTGGCCGAGTTGAAAAAGCAACTCGAGCAGCAAGCGCGGCAACAAAGGCAGCAGAAGGCTGCGGAGCGAGCGGCGGAAAAATCCGCGGATGGCTCGATGGGCTCGACGTATCGGCCGCGTAAAGACGGCGAAGGCCGGGGCCGCCCGGCGGGTCAGGGCGGCGGCGGCCAATCCGCTGCTCAATCGGGCAACGCTGCAGGTAACGCTTCGGGCGGCCACTCAGGCGGCCACTCAGGCAGCCACTCAGGCAGCCACTCAGGCAGCCCGTCGGCGGGCCAGCCGGGCGGCGCGCAGAAGCACGCGCGGCATGGCGAGTCGCGCGGGCGGCAGCAGCAGGGGCGGCCGCAACGTGGCGAATCGCGTGACCAGCAGCGCGACCCGCAGCGTGGCGAGTCGCGCGGCCAGGGACGCGGGGAAGCACGTGGGGAAGCGCGCACCGGCGGGCAGCAAGTCGGCCAGCACGCGGGACACGAGGCGCGTCCGCCGTCCGGAAATCAGGCGGATTCGCGCAATCGCCAGAGAAACAGACCGCCGCAGGAACCGGTCGATCCGGTCGTGCACGCGATCGGCAAATTGCAGAAGCGCTTTCCTGCTGCGTTCCCGAAGAAGCCCGAGCCGAAACTGCCGCTGAAAATCGGCATTCTCGAAGATCTGCTGCCGCATGCGCAGGAACTGGCGCTAAACGAAGCCGAAATTCGCGAAGCGATCGCCACATGGTGCCGCGGCAGCCGCTACTGGGCGTGTCTCGTCGAGGGCGCGGCGCGCGTCGATCTGAACGGCCAGCCGGCGGGGCAGGTCAGCTCGCGCGATACGGCGTTCGCGCGCAGTTTGCAGCGCGGCGGTCCACGTCGGCCGCGCCATGCGGAAGGGGCGGCGCAGCCGTCGGATAAGCCGCAGGAGCAGGCGGCAACGGGCGACACGCCAGCGGCGGAAAACGCACAGGTTGCGGAAAACGCGCAGGTTGCGGAAAGCGCGCAGGTTGCGGAAAGCGCACAGGTTGCAGAAGGCGCGCCAGCGGCCGAAAACGCACAGATTGCGGAAAGCACGCCAGCGGCGGAAGCGGCGCAGGCAATGGAGCCGGCGCAAGCATCGGCGCATTCGCAGGCATCAGAGAACACGCAAGCGGTATCGCCTTCAGCCGATGCAAACGAAGCCGCGGCCCAGCCGGCGCCTGAAAACGAGACTTCGTCGGCATCGACCAAAGCCGCAACCGAATAG
- a CDS encoding aldehyde dehydrogenase family protein, translated as MLKKTYPYYLANEPVAANTDLEVTDKFTGEVATRVALADAKAIDAAIARAAEAMPAMRAFAPFKRQAVLEHCVKRFRERYDELAMALCIEAGKPINDSRGEVTRLIDTFKVAAEESVRMDGEVINLEISPRAKGYHGYVKRVPIGPCSFISPFNFPLNLAAHKVAPGIAAGVPFVMKPASRTPVGALIIGEVLAETDLPKGAFSILPAHRDGADLFTTDERFKLLSFTGSPAVGWDLKAKAGKKKVILELGGNAAAIVDKDQRDKLDYVVDRLAFGAFYQSGQSCIGVQRILAHADIYDALRERLIAKTKSLKMGDPKDEQTFVGPMISESEAKRLAGWMESAVKAGAKIVAGGKVDGANFEATLLENVGRDTDLYRKEAFGPVAILERFEQYSEALATVNDSDFGLQAGVFTDSLAHAHEAWDELEVGGVVINDVPSFRVDNMPYGGVKDSGLGREGIRYAIEDMTELRLMVMRETWRK; from the coding sequence ATGCTGAAAAAGACGTACCCGTACTACCTTGCCAACGAACCGGTCGCCGCGAACACGGATCTCGAAGTGACCGACAAATTCACGGGCGAAGTCGCGACGCGCGTCGCGCTCGCCGACGCAAAAGCCATCGATGCGGCGATCGCCCGCGCGGCCGAAGCGATGCCGGCGATGCGCGCGTTTGCGCCGTTCAAACGGCAAGCGGTGCTCGAACACTGCGTGAAGCGCTTTCGCGAGCGCTACGACGAGCTCGCGATGGCGCTCTGCATCGAGGCCGGCAAGCCGATCAACGATTCGCGCGGCGAAGTCACGCGCCTGATCGATACCTTCAAGGTCGCGGCCGAAGAATCCGTGCGGATGGACGGCGAAGTGATCAATCTGGAAATTTCGCCGCGCGCCAAGGGCTACCACGGCTACGTGAAGCGTGTGCCGATCGGGCCGTGCTCGTTTATCTCGCCGTTCAATTTCCCGCTGAACCTCGCCGCGCACAAGGTCGCGCCCGGTATCGCGGCGGGCGTGCCGTTCGTGATGAAGCCGGCGAGCCGCACGCCGGTCGGCGCGCTGATCATCGGCGAAGTGCTCGCCGAAACGGACTTGCCGAAGGGCGCGTTTTCGATTCTGCCCGCGCACCGCGACGGTGCCGACCTGTTTACGACCGATGAACGTTTCAAACTACTTTCATTCACGGGCTCGCCCGCGGTCGGCTGGGACCTGAAAGCGAAGGCCGGCAAGAAGAAAGTCATTCTGGAACTGGGCGGCAATGCGGCGGCGATCGTCGACAAGGACCAGCGCGACAAGCTCGACTATGTGGTCGACCGGCTGGCGTTCGGCGCGTTCTATCAATCGGGCCAAAGCTGCATCGGCGTGCAGCGCATCCTCGCGCACGCGGATATCTATGACGCGTTGCGCGAAAGGTTGATTGCAAAAACGAAGTCGCTGAAGATGGGGGATCCGAAGGACGAGCAAACCTTCGTCGGGCCGATGATCTCCGAATCGGAAGCAAAACGCCTTGCCGGCTGGATGGAAAGCGCGGTGAAGGCGGGGGCGAAGATCGTCGCGGGCGGCAAGGTCGACGGCGCCAATTTCGAGGCGACGCTGCTCGAAAACGTCGGACGCGATACGGACCTGTATCGCAAGGAAGCATTCGGGCCGGTCGCGATACTCGAACGCTTCGAGCAGTACAGCGAAGCACTTGCGACCGTCAACGACAGCGACTTCGGCCTGCAGGCAGGCGTGTTTACCGATTCGCTCGCGCATGCGCACGAAGCGTGGGACGAACTGGAAGTGGGTGGGGTGGTGATCAACGATGTGCCGTCGTTCAGAGTCGACAATATGCCGTACGGCGGCGTGAAGGATTCGGGTCTTGGCCGCGAGGGCATTCGCTACGCGATCGAGGATATGACCGAATTGCGCCTGATGGTGATGCGCGAGACATGGCGCAAGTAG
- a CDS encoding acetolactate synthase large subunit yields the protein MKASDLFVKSLEAEGVEYVFGIPGEENLDLLESLRRSRIRLILTRHEQAAGFMAATYGRLTGRTGVCIATLGPGATNFVTAAAYAQLGGMPMLMVTGQKPIKSSKQGHFQIVDVVRMMEPLTKYTRQIVSIGNIPASVREAFRRAEEERPGATHLELPEDVAHEEGDGKPIPKSYSRRPVVEEKAVERAVEAITAARHPLLMIGAGGNRKTTCNMLREFVDQVGIPFFTTQMGKGVIDESHPMWLGNATLSDGDFVHRAIDHADCIINVGHDVIEKPPFFMRGADVGDKTVIHVNFLGAEVDAVYFPQIEVVGDIANAVWQLKEALKGRGEHWDFARFTEIKSHFDAHLAKGQHDERFPMYPVRIVNDVYETMPQDGIICLDNGMYKIWFARYYRAHEPNSLLLDNALASMGAGLPSAIATKIVHPERKVMAVCGDGGFMMNSQELETAVRLKLDLVVLILRDDAFGMIRWKQENMNFPDYGMTLSNPDFVDYAKSYGAHGHRITSAAEFAPLVRDCFATPGVHVIDLPIDYSDNERVLNREIKRLSAQL from the coding sequence ATGAAAGCATCGGATCTGTTCGTCAAATCGTTGGAAGCGGAAGGCGTTGAATACGTGTTCGGCATTCCCGGAGAAGAAAATCTGGATCTGCTCGAATCGTTGCGCCGCTCCCGCATCCGGCTGATTCTGACGCGCCACGAACAGGCGGCGGGTTTTATGGCGGCAACCTATGGCCGTCTGACGGGCCGCACGGGCGTCTGTATTGCGACGCTCGGGCCCGGCGCCACGAACTTTGTCACCGCGGCCGCGTATGCGCAGTTAGGCGGCATGCCGATGCTGATGGTGACCGGGCAGAAGCCGATCAAGTCGAGCAAGCAGGGGCATTTCCAGATTGTCGACGTCGTGCGCATGATGGAGCCGCTCACGAAATACACACGCCAGATCGTGTCGATCGGCAATATCCCTGCGTCAGTGCGCGAAGCATTCCGTCGCGCCGAAGAGGAACGGCCCGGCGCCACGCATCTGGAATTGCCCGAAGACGTCGCGCATGAAGAAGGCGACGGCAAGCCGATTCCGAAGAGCTACAGCCGGCGGCCGGTGGTCGAGGAAAAGGCGGTCGAGCGCGCGGTCGAAGCGATCACCGCGGCGCGGCATCCGTTGCTGATGATCGGTGCGGGCGGCAATCGCAAGACCACCTGCAACATGCTGCGCGAATTCGTCGATCAGGTCGGCATTCCGTTTTTCACGACGCAAATGGGCAAGGGCGTGATCGACGAATCGCATCCGATGTGGCTCGGCAATGCGACCTTGTCCGACGGCGACTTCGTGCACCGCGCGATCGATCACGCCGACTGCATCATCAATGTCGGCCACGACGTGATCGAAAAGCCACCGTTTTTTATGCGCGGCGCTGACGTCGGCGACAAGACGGTTATTCATGTGAATTTTCTCGGCGCCGAAGTGGATGCCGTGTACTTCCCGCAGATCGAAGTGGTCGGCGATATCGCGAATGCGGTGTGGCAGTTGAAAGAGGCGCTCAAGGGGCGCGGCGAGCATTGGGATTTCGCGCGCTTCACCGAGATCAAGTCGCACTTCGACGCGCATCTCGCGAAGGGCCAGCACGACGAACGTTTTCCGATGTACCCGGTGCGTATCGTCAACGACGTCTACGAGACGATGCCGCAGGACGGCATCATCTGTCTCGACAACGGCATGTACAAGATCTGGTTCGCGCGCTACTACCGCGCGCATGAGCCGAATTCGCTGCTGCTCGACAATGCGCTCGCGTCGATGGGCGCGGGGCTGCCGTCCGCGATCGCAACGAAGATCGTGCATCCGGAGCGCAAGGTGATGGCTGTTTGCGGCGACGGCGGCTTCATGATGAATTCGCAGGAGCTCGAAACTGCGGTGCGCCTGAAGCTCGATCTCGTCGTGCTGATATTGCGCGACGACGCATTCGGCATGATCCGCTGGAAGCAGGAAAACATGAATTTCCCGGACTATGGGATGACGCTCTCGAACCCGGACTTCGTCGACTACGCGAAAAGCTATGGCGCGCATGGGCATCGCATCACGTCGGCGGCGGAGTTCGCGCCGCTCGTGCGCGATTGTTTCGCGACACCGGGAGTGCATGTCATCGATCTGCCGATCGACTACTCTGACAACGAGCGCGTGCTGAATCGCGAGATCAAGCGCTTATCGGCGCAGCTTTGA
- a CDS encoding type 1 glutamine amidotransferase domain-containing protein, producing the protein MKILIVLTSHDKLGDTGKKTGFWLEELAAPYYVFKDAGAELTLASVKGGQPPLDPKSNEPEFQTDLTRRFEKDTEATNTLANTHKLSTMSMDDFDAVFYPGGHGPMWDLAEDKDSAALIERAIATDKLVTAVCHAPCVFKNVKGKDGKPFVAGRSVTGFANSEEEAVQLTKVVPFLVEDMLKEKGGKYSKGPDWAPYVLVDGLLVTGQNPASSGPAAKELLKLFKN; encoded by the coding sequence ATGAAAATCCTGATTGTTTTGACCTCGCACGACAAGCTAGGCGATACCGGCAAGAAAACCGGTTTCTGGCTTGAGGAACTCGCGGCACCTTATTACGTATTCAAGGACGCAGGAGCGGAACTGACGCTTGCCTCGGTAAAGGGCGGTCAACCGCCGCTCGACCCTAAAAGCAACGAACCCGAATTTCAAACCGATCTGACGCGCCGCTTCGAGAAAGACACGGAAGCGACCAACACACTCGCGAACACCCACAAGCTGTCGACCATGTCGATGGACGACTTCGATGCCGTGTTCTACCCCGGCGGGCATGGCCCGATGTGGGACCTCGCCGAAGACAAGGACTCCGCCGCGCTGATCGAACGCGCGATCGCCACGGACAAACTGGTGACGGCCGTGTGTCACGCACCGTGCGTTTTTAAAAACGTCAAAGGCAAGGATGGCAAGCCATTCGTTGCGGGCCGCTCGGTCACGGGCTTTGCGAACAGCGAGGAAGAGGCCGTGCAATTGACGAAGGTCGTGCCGTTTCTCGTCGAAGACATGCTGAAGGAAAAGGGCGGCAAGTATTCGAAAGGCCCGGACTGGGCGCCGTATGTCCTCGTCGACGGCCTGTTGGTCACAGGACAAAACCCGGCGTCTTCGGGTCCCGCTGCAAAAGAGCTTCTCAAGCTGTTCAAGAACTGA
- a CDS encoding helix-turn-helix transcriptional regulator, producing the protein MRTPLMPPARPRAQLRHEASWRGMPQERADDPAPHGAHTIVLARWTTSSEGEGNAIGPQGYYVIALALRPTLMRLSTHGHVLHDGPIDRGMVQVTAPATQIEYRAHAPSDFLHIYLSAEYVAQCPDPALAMRTQQAHHACFPFMRDSVIRQLMHVLVEALDSPDPASRACVDAVARAIAARALGIALQPAHSGQPEPGRTPALESWRLQRTVAFIDNHLDQPISLQQLAHAVGLSPTYFAARFRAAVGASPRLFVMRRRIERAKLLLASTQMSMIDVALNVGFRTQSHFTTVFGRQEGATPHQWRMRCANMDDAVSADGLSDAAHDTLRLPEHCAQSGITKQCNAAASS; encoded by the coding sequence ATGCGCACACCATTGATGCCGCCGGCCCGGCCGCGCGCGCAGCTTCGTCATGAAGCGAGCTGGCGCGGCATGCCGCAGGAGCGCGCCGACGATCCCGCGCCGCATGGCGCGCACACGATCGTGCTGGCGCGCTGGACCACCAGCTCCGAAGGCGAAGGCAATGCGATCGGCCCGCAAGGCTATTACGTGATCGCGCTCGCGCTGCGTCCGACGCTGATGCGCCTGTCGACGCATGGCCATGTGCTGCACGACGGTCCGATCGATCGCGGCATGGTGCAAGTGACCGCGCCCGCGACGCAGATCGAGTACCGTGCACATGCGCCGTCCGACTTTCTCCATATTTACCTGTCGGCGGAGTACGTCGCGCAATGTCCCGATCCGGCGCTCGCGATGCGCACGCAGCAGGCACACCATGCGTGCTTTCCATTCATGCGCGACAGCGTGATCCGGCAGCTCATGCATGTGCTCGTCGAAGCGCTCGATAGCCCGGACCCGGCGAGCCGCGCCTGCGTGGACGCGGTCGCGCGCGCGATCGCCGCGCGCGCACTCGGCATCGCATTGCAACCGGCCCACTCCGGTCAGCCCGAGCCCGGCAGAACGCCCGCGCTCGAAAGCTGGCGCCTGCAACGCACGGTCGCGTTTATCGACAACCATCTCGATCAGCCGATTTCGCTGCAGCAGCTCGCGCATGCGGTCGGACTTTCGCCGACCTATTTCGCGGCGCGCTTTCGTGCGGCAGTGGGTGCGTCACCGCGTCTCTTCGTGATGCGTCGGCGCATCGAGCGCGCAAAGCTGCTGCTCGCATCGACGCAGATGAGCATGATCGATGTTGCGCTGAATGTGGGCTTCCGCACGCAGTCGCACTTCACGACCGTGTTCGGCCGCCAGGAAGGCGCGACGCCGCACCAGTGGCGCATGCGCTGCGCGAACATGGACGATGCGGTTAGCGCGGATGGGCTCAGCGACGCCGCGCACGACACGCTGAGGTTGCCGGAGCACTGCGCTCAGTCCGGCATCACGAAGCAATGCAACGCGGCAGCGTCCTCCTGA
- a CDS encoding NADH:flavin oxidoreductase/NADH oxidase, producing MAQSALFQPAQVRNVHLSNRIVIAPMCQYSAENGCMNDWHVIHLGQLALSGAALLTIEATAVVPEGRITYGDVGLYDDACEAAMRETLGHIRRWSNMPIGLQLDHAGRKASTEVPWAGRLQFAPGQPNGWQTEAPSAIPFDRHDHPPVALDRDGLKRVRDAFAAAAQRAARLGLDLIQLHCAHGYLLHQFLSPLSNQRTDEYGGSLENRMRFPLEVFDVVRDAFPKERPVSVRVSGTDWVEGGWDIEQTIAFAKAIEARGCDAIHVSSGGLHAEQKIPVAPGYQVSLARAVKAAVRMPVIAVGLISNVEHAESIVANGDADMIALARTVLYDPRWPWHAAAELGAQVRAPKQYLRAQPSRFKSLFGDARIVCPEPMWTEADECLLSIEDE from the coding sequence GTGGCTCAATCCGCTCTCTTCCAACCGGCGCAGGTCCGCAACGTGCACCTGTCGAACCGGATCGTGATTGCACCGATGTGCCAGTATTCGGCCGAAAACGGCTGCATGAACGACTGGCATGTGATTCACCTCGGGCAGCTCGCGCTATCGGGCGCCGCGCTCCTGACGATCGAAGCGACTGCGGTCGTACCGGAAGGCCGTATCACATACGGCGACGTCGGTCTCTACGACGATGCGTGCGAAGCCGCGATGCGCGAGACGCTCGGGCATATCCGGCGCTGGTCGAACATGCCGATTGGCCTGCAGCTCGATCATGCGGGGCGCAAGGCGTCGACCGAAGTGCCGTGGGCCGGCAGGCTGCAGTTCGCGCCGGGACAGCCGAACGGCTGGCAGACCGAGGCGCCGTCGGCGATTCCGTTCGACCGGCACGATCACCCGCCGGTCGCGCTCGACCGCGACGGACTCAAACGCGTGCGCGATGCATTCGCCGCGGCCGCCCAACGCGCCGCACGGCTCGGTCTCGACCTCATCCAGCTGCATTGCGCGCACGGTTACTTGCTGCATCAGTTCCTGTCGCCGCTCTCGAATCAGCGCACCGACGAATACGGCGGCTCGCTCGAAAACCGCATGCGCTTTCCGCTCGAAGTATTCGACGTAGTGCGCGACGCCTTTCCCAAGGAGCGGCCCGTCAGCGTGCGCGTGTCGGGCACCGACTGGGTCGAGGGCGGCTGGGATATCGAGCAGACCATCGCGTTTGCGAAGGCGATCGAAGCGCGCGGCTGCGATGCGATCCACGTATCGAGCGGCGGCCTGCATGCGGAGCAGAAGATTCCCGTGGCGCCGGGCTACCAGGTGTCGCTTGCGCGCGCGGTGAAGGCGGCCGTGCGTATGCCGGTCATCGCGGTCGGCTTGATCAGCAACGTCGAACATGCCGAAAGCATCGTCGCGAACGGCGACGCCGATATGATCGCGCTCGCCCGCACAGTGCTCTACGATCCGCGCTGGCCGTGGCATGCGGCCGCGGAACTGGGCGCGCAGGTACGCGCGCCGAAGCAGTATCTGCGCGCGCAGCCGAGCCGCTTCAAGTCGCTGTTCGGCGACGCGCGCATCGTGTGCCCCGAGCCGATGTGGACCGAAGCCGACGAGTGCCTGCTCAGCATCGAAGACGAATAG
- a CDS encoding amidase, with protein sequence MDELVVALSAVEARRMIGSRELSPVELLDACIARIEALNPAVNAIAATDFDRARDAARRAEQAVVRGDALGTLHGLPIGIKDLEETAGLLTTYGSPLFRTHVPQQDHVMVARLRAAGAIVAAKTNVPEFGAGANTRNVVWGATGNPFNPLLNAGGSSGGSAVALATDMLPLCTGSDTGGSLRIPAAMCGVVGLRPSPGLVPNDRLPLGWTPLTVVGPMARNVADTRLQLAATVGLEASDPLSVPNDRAAFAQFRPVDIATLRVAYTEDFGVAAVDDTMRKTFREKIAALSREVKVCEPLELDMGEADRCFDIIRAQNFVAGFQEIYERDPDSLGSNTRTNYEMGRAMSLADVVWAHAEQTRLFRRFQQVFDRYDVIVSPTTPVTTFPWSQVYLAEMNGKPLANYYRWLALTYLVTLATNPAISLPCGTDYAGMPFGMQVIGAFRGDARLLDIAQSLEMRWERDAARRRVRPDLAKLAQPVPELKSIVTAAPGV encoded by the coding sequence ATGGACGAATTAGTTGTTGCTCTATCGGCCGTCGAGGCGCGGCGCATGATCGGCAGCCGCGAGCTCTCGCCGGTCGAGTTGCTCGACGCCTGCATTGCGCGTATCGAAGCCTTGAACCCGGCCGTGAATGCCATCGCGGCAACCGATTTCGACCGCGCGCGCGACGCCGCGCGCCGCGCCGAGCAGGCGGTGGTGCGCGGCGACGCACTGGGCACCCTGCACGGCCTGCCGATCGGCATCAAGGATCTCGAGGAAACCGCGGGTCTGTTGACCACCTACGGCTCGCCGCTTTTTCGCACGCACGTGCCGCAGCAGGACCACGTGATGGTCGCGCGTTTGCGGGCCGCGGGCGCGATCGTCGCCGCGAAGACCAATGTGCCCGAGTTCGGCGCGGGCGCGAATACGCGCAACGTCGTGTGGGGCGCGACCGGCAATCCGTTCAATCCGTTGCTGAATGCGGGCGGCTCGTCGGGCGGTTCGGCCGTCGCGCTCGCTACCGACATGTTGCCGCTGTGCACGGGTTCCGATACCGGCGGATCGCTGCGCATTCCTGCCGCAATGTGTGGCGTGGTCGGCCTTCGTCCGTCGCCGGGGCTTGTGCCGAACGATCGGCTGCCGCTCGGCTGGACGCCGCTGACGGTGGTCGGCCCGATGGCTCGCAACGTTGCCGATACGCGGCTGCAGCTTGCGGCGACCGTCGGCCTCGAAGCGAGCGACCCGCTGAGCGTGCCGAACGACAGGGCCGCGTTCGCGCAATTCAGGCCCGTCGACATCGCGACCTTGCGCGTCGCTTACACCGAAGACTTCGGCGTGGCCGCCGTCGACGACACGATGCGCAAGACGTTCCGCGAGAAAATCGCTGCGCTGTCGCGCGAAGTGAAAGTGTGCGAGCCGCTCGAGCTCGACATGGGCGAAGCGGACCGCTGTTTCGATATCATCCGCGCGCAGAATTTTGTGGCCGGCTTTCAGGAGATCTACGAGCGCGATCCCGACTCGCTCGGATCGAACACGCGCACCAACTACGAGATGGGCCGCGCGATGTCGCTGGCCGACGTCGTGTGGGCGCATGCGGAACAGACGCGGCTGTTCCGCCGCTTTCAGCAGGTATTCGACCGCTACGACGTGATCGTGTCGCCGACCACGCCGGTCACGACCTTCCCGTGGTCGCAGGTCTATCTCGCGGAAATGAACGGCAAGCCGCTCGCGAACTATTACCGCTGGCTCGCGCTGACCTATCTGGTCACACTCGCGACCAACCCGGCGATCTCGCTGCCGTGCGGCACCGATTACGCGGGCATGCCGTTCGGGATGCAGGTGATCGGCGCGTTTCGCGGCGATGCACGGCTGCTCGATATCGCGCAGTCGCTCGAAATGCGGTGGGAACGCGACGCGGCGCGTCGCCGTGTGCGTCCCGATCTTGCGAAGCTGGCGCAGCCGGTGCCGGAGCTGAAGTCGATCGTGACTGCCGCGCCCGGGGTGTAA